ATTGATGAATATCTGAAAAACAAACAGGTGAAATGGTTAGATAATTCAAGTAAGATATAATTCACAAATCACAGCTATGCTAATAAGACTCACATTTTTGGCAACAAATTCAGGATAGTTATCCTGAAGAAGATCAACGGCTTGTTTGGTTGCAACCCTGACTTCTTTCTTAGACGGTCCAGGCGAGTTCTTCAGATCATTTATCTGAAGCAGTGAACTAACACCTCCAGCTTTGAAATCAAGCTGCTGAATGCCCTTCTCCATTAACTGAACTCTCCACCTCAAGAACTGATTCCGTTTCTCCTCTGTCCCAAACGTTTTGTTATAAATCTCTTCATCTTCCAAAACTCCGAAAATGTTGTAACAAATAGGGTGTCCTTGGTTATCAACCCCACTCATGTAAGCAGCTGGAGCAAGATCTGAGCCCAAATCTTCCTCCAAGATTGATTGGATATTAAAATCCTTCCTCCATTGGAGTGTTTTCTTGAGCATTTCAAAAGATTCATTCACTTTGTAATCCCTTGCTCTCAAGAACTTCAATAGAACCACATTGGTTTTCTCATCCCCTTTGCTAGGCAAAATGGGTACACCCCAAATAGAAATCTCTCTATCCACTTCAACAACATCCAAATCACCCTCCTTCTCCTCTATATTCGCATCGGGATTTTCCTCATTCTTTCCCTCTTCCTCTAGAGACTTGTTGGTCTCTTCTTTTTTGAAGAGTGTGTTCCCAACAATGGCCTCCTCAACTATAGATTTCAACTCATTCAATGCCTTTTTCTCATTCTCTTTGAGATCAGAGAGGAAGTTGCTCTCTTCTCTATAAGAAGAGCTTTTCTCAATTGTATTAGGCTTGGAttcctcttcttcatcttcttttacTTTCTCATTCACCTCAACCTCCTCTACAACCTTGTTAGCAGCCACTAATTCCTCTTGTGGAACAACCACTTCAGCCACTTGAGTTGCCTCACATTGCACCTCAACAGTCATGTTTATAGATAAATAACACAATTACACAAGTGCTGGATCTTAGAAATCACCTCCTCCCTAAACAGCTGAATATCAAGTATAACAAAATTTTGAGTCCCTGAATCAGTGCCCTaaatagccaaaaaaaaaaaacatgatttatttcaaattaaaacaataaatttaaactAAGAGCCTTTTCAAATTGGCTTATTTCAAGTGTTTGGTCTAAAGCTTACAAGCactaaatgataaaaataaaccaaaaatcaATCCAATAGATCTAAaaatgtgaagaaaaaaaaaatactcccCCTTAAGAACCCTAAAAGATCAATATTTTCTGTTCAAGGTGATAGATAATGGATTTCCAATAACAATGTAGCTGAATCTAGTCAATCTAAAAACCTCTACAAACTACAACGGCATACTCAGTGTAATCTTCATAAACTAAAACCTCtataaataataacaacacaCCCAGTATAATCCCACAAGTTGAATCGGATAAAACTCATCAACTTAAACATAAAATGtcacaaatttaatttcattttagaaGCACAAAATTAGAACtc
This window of the Solanum pennellii chromosome 2, SPENNV200 genome carries:
- the LOC107012013 gene encoding patellin-4, translating into MTVEVQCEATQVAEVVVPQEELVAANKVVEEVEVNEKVKEDEEEESKPNTIEKSSSYREESNFLSDLKENEKKALNELKSIVEEAIVGNTLFKKEETNKSLEEEGKNEENPDANIEEKEGDLDVVEVDREISIWGVPILPSKGDEKTNVVLLKFLRARDYKVNESFEMLKKTLQWRKDFNIQSILEEDLGSDLAPAAYMSGVDNQGHPICYNIFGVLEDEEIYNKTFGTEEKRNQFLRWRVQLMEKGIQQLDFKAGGVSSLLQINDLKNSPGPSKKEVRVATKQAVDLLQDNYPEFVAKNIFINVPFWYYAVHSLLSPFLTQRTKSKFVFARPAKVTETLLKYIPIHEIPIQYGGLKRENDFEFSASDSEASEILLKAGSTETIEIPAVDVESTFIWDVTIVGGEVSYKEEFVPEDETSYTIIIQKDKKVSSTIRNTFKNTEAGKVVLTIKNTSSKKKKAFYRHKITKSTI